The region TGGACCTCCCCGCCCTGATCGGCATGGCGCTCATCCTGACGGGCGTTCTGGTGATCAACCTCTTCTCAAAGACCGCAGGTCACTGAAACGAAAACGCCCGCCGGATGGCGGGCGCTTCCGAAGAGACCGAGAGGTCATCAGGTCCAATCGCCCTCGTCGCCGCCGTCGCCGCCGAAGTCGGAAAAGTCCTGGTCGTCTTCCTGCGGGTCCTGCTTCTGGTCCGGGTAGAGCGCATCCGTGATGTTGCCGAAGCCCGCATTATCCGCCGCCTGGTCGGCTCCGCCGAGGCCCGCCAGGGAGGATGCCTCGCCCAAGGGATTGTTGTTGCCGCTGAAGGCGTGGCTCAGGGCATTGGCGATCATCATGCCGCCCGCGACGCCCGCGGCCGTCGTCAGCGCGCTCCCGAGGAACCCGCCTCCACCCCCGCGCTGCATGGCGCCGCCCCAGGGGCCGGTCGCGCCACCCATCGGGCCGCTCTGCGGGGCGCCGTAAGGCTGCTGCGGCATCGGTTGAGGCTGGGGCTGGCCCCAGGGTGAAGCCTGACGGGACGGCGGCGCGTTGTAAGCGGGCTCCGGCGGCCGTGATGCGCCGCCGCCGAAGATGCTGGAAAGGAAACCACCCTGCTGCTGCGGCGGCTGGCGGCTCATCCGGTCGAACTCGGCGCGCAGCCGCTCGTTGTCGGCCTGGAGATTTGCCAGCGCTTGCTCCTGAACGAAGACCGCCTGGGCCAGGGCATAGGGCGCATAGGGCTGCCGGCGCAGCTTGTCGGCGATATAACGCTCCGCCTCGGGGTCGCGCGGCTGGTTCGCCACCTGCTCAAGCCGTTGAAAAATATCGTCGATGACCTGACGTTCCTGATCGTTCATCGCATCCTCCTTCAAGGAATGTTGGTGAAGGATGTAAGCATGCCCCGGCCTTTTGTTAGGGGCCGACAAGGCCGAGGCTGCGCATATTCCGCACGCCCTGCGGGGCTATGCTTTCCAGGTCCCGAAGGCCGCGCCACTCGGCGCCATGCACCTCCCGCAGGTCGGGTCGGAGGGCATCGTCTTCCGATGCCCTCACCACATAACGGATGTCGTGATGCCAGTGCTCGGGCTCGTCCCGTTCCGGCCGCGCCGGGATGCGGTGGCTGTCGAT is a window of Microvirga lotononidis DNA encoding:
- a CDS encoding DUF2076 domain-containing protein; the protein is MNDQERQVIDDIFQRLEQVANQPRDPEAERYIADKLRRQPYAPYALAQAVFVQEQALANLQADNERLRAEFDRMSRQPPQQQGGFLSSIFGGGASRPPEPAYNAPPSRQASPWGQPQPQPMPQQPYGAPQSGPMGGATGPWGGAMQRGGGGGFLGSALTTAAGVAGGMMIANALSHAFSGNNNPLGEASSLAGLGGADQAADNAGFGNITDALYPDQKQDPQEDDQDFSDFGGDGGDEGDWT